In Nocardioides nitrophenolicus, the genomic window GTACGCCGGTCGCGGCGGCCGCGGGAGCGAAGACGGTCACGTCCTGGGCCGGCGGGTCGACCCGGGTATGTGTGACCCCGAACGGCAATGGCACCTCGACGGTCAGCGCGTGGTGGGACGGACGGGGCTACCCGAACGCCGCCGGCGACTTCCGGGAGTCGGGCGCCGGCGGACTGGCCCACGTCGCCGACGACTTCACCCTGTCCGGGTGGACCTACTCCCACGCGGCGAAGGGCACGATCGGCCCGACGGTCTCGATCCAGCGCCCCAGCAACGGCTGGGTCTACGTGCTCTCCGGCTCCCGGGTCGGCATCACCGTCGAGGCGGTCGTGCCGGTCCGGACGCTGCCCGCCTGCTCCGGCGCGGGCCGGGCGGTGCCGGCGACCCGGGACCTCAGCCGGGATGCCGGCCAGGATGCCGGCCAGGATGCCAGCCAGGATGCCAGCCGGCGTGCGGCCACGTGCGTCTCCAAGAAGGAGTTCCGCCGGATCGACAAGGGGATGCGCCCGGGCAAGGTCCGGCGTACCGTCGGCGCGAAGGGGACGGTCGTGACCACCGCCGAGTTCAGCGCGGTCCGCCGCTACGACCGCTGCGGCGGCGGCTCGGTGGTCGTCAACTTCAAGCGCGCGGGCGCCGCCAAGGCGCTGAAGGTCGACAGCCGGTTCAAGGGCTGACCCCGGCTCGTCGGCCGAGCAGCGCCAGCACGTGCACCCCGGCCGGCGCCTCGACGTCGACGGGCAGCGGGGGCGCGAAGCGGTCGTCGCCGGCGAGCGCGATCTGCAGCGCGGAGGGGAGCAGTGCGGCGGCCAGCCGCTCGGGAAGCGGACGGGCGTGCCCGGTCGCCTCGCGCACGTCCCAGCCGTGGACGGCGATCTCGAGCGCCGCGATCCGGGCGATCGCGTCCACCGGCAGCGGGTGGCCGCCGACGTCGACGGTCGGGCGGTCGGCGTGCAGCCAGGCGGTGAGCAGGCCGCAGGCCTTGACCTGGAGCGCCCGGACCCGGGTCTCCAGCGGGGTCGGTGCCGCGCTGCTCAGCCCGACCGCGCCGTCGGCGGCCTCGGCGAACGCGTCCAGGGCGTCCTCCATGTGGGCCAGCAGGTCGGCGAGCGACCAGCCGGCGCAGGGCGTGGGGCGGTCGACGTCGGCGCAGGTGATGGTGCCGAGCGCCTCGCTGGTGTAGTCGAGGGCGCGCTGGAGCAGGTCCAGCCCGGCGACGACCCCGTCGGGGGCCTGGGCGGTCACGCTCAGACCGGGACGTAGTCGGCGGGCAGCCGCTCCGGCAGCCCGAACCGCGCGAACAGCCGGGCGTCGAAGAACGCCGTGACGTGCTCGACGCGCAGGTCGTCGCCGGCGCCGGTGAGCTGCAGCACCTGCAGGTGGAAGGGCTCGAAGTGGCCGTCGGGCTGGCGCATGTAGAGCCCGAACGCCGGCTGCCCGTTGGCGACCGTCTCGACCATCGGCATGTCGTTGCACCCGCCCGGGCACTTGGTGCCGATCAGCTCGCCGATCGCCTCCGTGCCGCGGTAGTGGTTGAGGAACGGCGGCATGTCCCAGGTGGCGTCGTACTTGAGGAGCTGGACGATCTGGTCGATGTCCTTGCGCCAGAACGCCTGCAGGTAGGCGTCGAGCAGGGTGCGCTGCGCCTGGTCGAGGTCGGGCTCGACGGTGTCGGGCGACAGGCCGCGCTCGGCGAGCTGGGCGTGCGCGCGCTGCAACGCGGAGTTCACCGCGGCGGTCGTGGTGTCGAGCGCGGTCGCGGTCTCGGCGGCCGACCAGCGCAGGACGTCGCGCAGGATGAGCACCGCGCGCTGTCTGGCCGGGAGGTGCTGCAGGGCGGCGACGAAGGCCAGCCGGATCGTGTCGCGTTCGGCGACCTCGACCGCGGCGTCCGGGATCGGCTCCAGCCACGGCACCTCGTGGTCCTCGAGCAGCTCGTCGGAAGGCGCCGAGTCGGCCGTGCCGAGCCCGGTGGGCAGCGGCCGGCGCGGCTTGCTCTCCAGGTTGGTGAGGCAGACGTTGGTGGCGATCTTGTAGAGCCAGGTGCGCACCGAGCTGCGGCCCTGGAAGCTCGCCGACGCCTTCCAGGCCCGCAGGAAGGTCTCCTGGACAAGGTCCTCGGCCTCGTGCACCGACCCGCTCATCCGGTAGCAGTGCGCCATCAGCTCGCGCTGGTAGCGCCCGGTCAGGGTGTCGAAGTCGGCGAGCTCGTCGCTCGCCGCTGCTGCCGTCTCGGTCTCGGTCACCGTGATTCCCATCGCCGTCCCCGTCGTCTCGTCAGTCTGCCTGATCGGTGTGACCGGGGGCGAGCGGGAAACTCATCGGTCGGGGGTGCAGGAATCGCCGGTCGACCGGTTGTTCTGTCACTTGTCGGGTTGTTCTGTCACTTGTCGGGTTGTTCTGTCACTTGTCGGGCGTTGCAACGCCCGTCAAGTGACAGTTTCGCCGGTCGACCGGCGATTCCTGCACAGCTCCAGCACCCGCTCCGCCGCAGGTACGGCGAGCACCCGGTCGGCGGGGACCAGCCCGATCCGGGTACGCCGGTCGAGCAGGTCGGCCACGTCGGCCGCCCCCTCGTGGCTCACCCCGAAGAACAGCTCGGCCCACACGGTGGGGATGCTCTCGGCGATCGGTGCGAGGACCTCGTCCTCGGTCCACCCGCTGGCCTCGACGGCGACGCCGAGCGCGAGGTCGGCGTCGGCGCCGTAGCGGCGGATCAGGCGGGCCGCGCCGGGGTGAGCGGCCCGGGCGGCGCGGTCGGCGAGCAGGTCGCGCGGGGCGGCGCCGGCGAGCGGGAGGGTGGCGGTGACGCAGGGGCCTGCCACGCCGGCGAGGCCGGCGTGGGCGACGGCGGCGTCGACGGCGTCCTGGGCCATCCGGCGGTAGGTGGTGAGCTTGCCGCCGACGATGGTGATCACGCCGGTGGCCGAGGTGAGCACGGCGTGCTTGCGGGACAGGTCGGCGGTGGCGTCGTCGCCGCCGTCGAGCAGCGGACGGAGCCCGGCGAACGCGCCGACCACGTCGGAGCGGCGCAGCGGCCGCGCGAAGGACGCGGCGACCACGTCGAGCAGGAAGCCGATCTCGACCTCGCTCGGCGTCGCCACGTCGGGGATCGGCCCGGAGACCGGCTCGTCGGTGAGGCCGACGTAGAGCTGGCCGTCGGGCTGCGGCAAGACGAGGACGAAGCGGTTGGTCTCGCCGGGGATCGGCGCGAACACCGCGACGTCGAGCCCGGGCAGCGCCTCACCCCGGAGCACCAGGTGGGTGCCCCGCGAGGGCCGCAGGCGTACGTCGTCGACCAGGTCGCCGGCCCACACGCCGGTGGCGTTGACGACGGTGCGGGCGGTGACGGTCGCGCTCGCGCCGGTGAGCTCGTCGCGCAGGCGCACCTCGTGGCCGGTCGCGGCGAGCACCCGGGCGTGGGTGCGGACGTGGGCGCCGTGCTGGGCCGCGGTGCGCGCGATGGTGGTGACCAGGCGGGCGTCGTCCTCGAGCTGGCCGTCCCAGCCGAGGTAGGCGCCGCGCAGCCCGTCGGAGCGCAGGGGCGGCGCCAGCCGGCGGGTCTCGGCGGCGCTGAGCCGGCGCGGCCGGGGCAGGGTGTCGGCGCTGGTGCCGGCGGCCCGTCGGAGCAGGTCGCCGCCGAGGAAGCCGGCTCCGGCGAGGGTGCCCATCGGCCGGCTGACCCCGGCCGCGAGCGGGATGATCGACGGCAGCGGCCGGGTGAGGTGGGGTGCGGTGGTCTCCATCAGGATCCCGCGTTCGACGGCGCTCTCGTGGGCGATACCGACCTGGCCCGAGGCGAGATAGCGCAGCCCGCCATGGACCAGCTTGGAGGAGAAGCGGGAGGTGCCGAAGGCGAGGTCGTGGGCGTCGACGGCCAGCACGCTCAGCCCGCGGGTGACCGCGTCGAGGGCGACTCCGGCACCGGTGACGCCGAGGCCGATCACGACGACGTCGACCTCGGCGGGGACGGCGGCCAGGCCGGGCGTGATCACGGTCATCGCGCGAGCCTCCGGGAGACGAGGGCGTGCAGCTCCGCGTCGAGCGCGGACTGGTCGACGTCGTCGTCGACCATGGTGTGGGCGGACAGGACGAACCCGTGGGCGGCCAGGACCAGGCCGCGCGCGAGCGCCTGCGGGCCGCCGTCGGTGATCAGGCCGGCCTCCTGCCCGGCGGCGATCGCCGCGGCGAGCACCTCGAGGATCAGCTCCTGCGAGCGGCCGCGGCGGGAGAGCAGGTAGGGCAGGATCAGCTCGGGGTCGAGCTCGACGATCCGGGTGAACAGCTCGTTGTCGCGCAGCGCCCCGACGGTCGCGACGACCGCGTCGGCGATCGCGTCGGGCGTGGGCGTGGTCGTGGCCACCTCGACCCCGGAGGCGACGAGCGTCCCCCACTCGCGGGTCATCAGGTCGCCGAGCAGCGCGGGCATGTCGGACCAGGCGCGGTAGATCGTCATCCGCGAGACACCGGCCCGGCGGGCGACCTCGGTGAGCGTGGTGCGGCGCCAGCCGACGTCGAGGATGCACTCGCGCGCCGCGTCGAGGTAGCCGTCCCGCGGGCCCGGCTCGGATTCGGTGTTGTGACGATGTGACGTCATGTGTCACACTGTAACACATGACGATCGAGCGTCCCTCCGTTCTCCAGCCCGAGATGCCCGCGACCCGCTGGGGCGACCCGGACCACGCGACCGGCCTGCCCGACGGGGTCCGTGACCTCGTCGGCCTGGTCTTCCCGCTCCAGGGCACGCCGGCCCGCGTCGAGGTGAGCGTGCCGGCGTCCCGGCTCACCGACGACCAGGTCGCCGGGCTCCGAGCGATCGTCGGCGCCGACCACGTCGTCCTCGACGACCGGCTCCGCCGGCAGCGCACCCGCGGCAAGTCCACGCCCGACCTGCTCCGCCAGCGGGCCGGCGACCTCGGCGACGCGCCCGACGTCGTCGTCCGCCCGGCCGGCCACGACGAGGTCGTCGCCGTGCTGGCCTACGCCGCGGAGCAGCGGATCGCCGTGGTGCCCTTCGGCGGCGGCACGGCCGTCACCGGCGGCCTGGTCGCGGACCCGGCCGGCCTGACCGGCGTGCTCTCGCTCGACCTCGGCCGGATGCGCGGGCTGCTCGCGCTCGACCCGGTCTCCTCGACCGCCGTCCTCGAGCCGGGCCTGCGCGGACCCGAGGCGGAGGCGCTGCTGGCCGCCCACGGGCTGATGCTGGGCCACTTCCCGCAGTCCTTCGAGTACGCCACGATCGGCGGCTTCGCCGCGACCCGCTCCAGCGGCCAGTCCAGCGCCGGCTACGGCCGGTTCGACGCCATGGTCGTCGGCCTGCGGGTGGCCACGCCGGCCGGAGAGGTGCGGCTCGGCAGCGCGCCCGCCAACGCCAGCGGCCCCGACCTGCGCGAGCTCTTCCTCGGCTCCGAGGGCACCCTCGGCGTGATCACCGAGGTCACCGTCCGGGTCCGCCCGCTGCCCGAGGTCAAGGCGTACGAGGGCTGGCGCTGGGAGAGCTTCGCCGCCGGCGCCGACGCGATGCGCGCACTGGCCCAGTCCGACCTGTTGCCGACCGTGATCCGGCTCTCCGACGAGAACGAGACCGCGATCAACCTCGCCGACCCGACCGGGATCGGCGGCGAGGGCAACGCGGGCTGCCTGATGATCGTCGGCTACGAGGGCGCTCCCGCCGCCGTCGCCGCCAAGCAGGCCGCCGTCACCGAGGCGCTGACCGCGCTCGGCGGTGACCCCCAGGGATCCGGTCCGGGCGAGGCGTGGGCGCACGGCCGGTTCGACGCCCCCTACCTCCGCGACAGCCTGCTCGACGTCGGCGTGCTCGTCGAGACCCTCGAAACCGCCACCTTCTGGAGCAACCGCGAGAACCTCTACACCCGGGTCAAGGCGGCGCTGGAGGAGAGCCTCGGCGAGGGCACGATGGTGCTCTGCCACATCTCGCACGTGTACGCCACCGGCTGCTCGCTCTACTTCACCGTCGCCGCCCCCGCCGGGGACGACCCGCTCGCGCGCTGGCTGCCCGCCAAGGCCGCGGCCTGCGAGGCGATCGTCGCCGCCGGCGCCGCGATCACCCACCACCACGCGGTCGGCACCGACCACAGGCCCTACCTCACCGCCGAGATCGGCGAGGTCGGCGTCGAGGTGCTGCGGGCGGTCAAGCAGGCGGTCGACCCGGCCGGCATCCTCAACCCCGGGGTGCTGATCCCGTGACCCGGGCGTTCGCCTTCCTGGTGAACCCCGCCGCCGGCGGAGGGGCGGCGCCGAAGGTCGTCGTCCCCCTGGCCCGGGCGCTGCGCGAGGCGGGCGCCGAGGTCGAGGTCACCTACACCACCTCCGCCGCCGAGACCCCCGCGCTGGTCGCCGCCGCCGTGGCCCGCGACGCCGTGGTGGTGTCGGTCGGCGGCGACGGGATGCTCTCCTCGGTCGCCGGCTCGGTCGCCGAGCACGACGGGGTGCTCGCCGTCATCCCGGCCGGGCGCGGCAACGACTTCGCCCGGATGCTGGAGATCCCCGCCGACACCGCCGCCCAGGCGCGCGTGCTGCTCGACGCGACGCCGCGCCCGATCGACCTGCTCCGTGCCACCCAGGCCGACGGCTCGTCGTACGTCGTCGCGGGATCGGTCTACGCCGGCGTCGACGCCCGGGCCGCCGAGATCGTCGACCGCTCGCACTGGCTGCCCTCGCGGCTGCAGTACCCGTACGCCGCGGTCCGCGCGCTCGGCACCTACCGGCCCGTCGCGTGCACCCTCGAGGTCGACGGCGTCCGCACCACCCACCAGGCCGCGACCGTCGTCGTCGCCAACTCGCGCTACTACGGCAAGGGGATGGCGATCGCGCCCACGGCCACCCTCGACGACGGGCTGCTCGACGTCATCGTCATCGAGGCCGCCTCGCGCCTCGACCTGATCCGCTCCCTCCCCAAGGTGTACGACGGCAGCCACGTCGACCTCGCCGAGGTGACCGTGGTGACCGGTCGGCGCGTCGGCCTCTCCGGGCGGCACCGTGGGGGTGCCGCCGTGCCCGTGGGCGCCGACGGCGAGGCGCTCGGCCCGCTGCCCGCCGACCCCGCCTCCCCCCTGGTCGTCGAGCTGGTCCCCGGCGCGGTCCGGGTGCTGGCCTGACCCACGCGGCGCCGGTCGGAGGGCGGGCTCAGCGGACCGCCCGCGCGACCCGGGCGGCGTGCACGCCGGCGCCGTAGCCGTTGTCGACGTTGACCACGACCACGCCCGGCGCGCAGGAGCTCAGCATCGCGTTGAGAGCGGTGATGCCGCCGGCCCCCACGCCGTACCCGGTGCTGGTCGGCACGGCCACGAGCGGCGTTCCGGTGAGCCCGCCGACGACGGACGGCAGCGCGCCCTCCATGCCCGCGACCACGATCAGGCAGTCGGCCGACTCGAGCCGGTCGGCGACCGCGAGCAGGCGGTGCAGGCCGGCGACGCCGACGTCGTCGATCCGCTCGACGTCGGCGCCGTGGACCCCCGCGGTGATCGCGGCCTCGGCGGCGACCGGGCCGTCGGCGGTGCCGGCGGCGAGCACCAGCACCCGGCCGGTCCCGGGGGCGGGCGGCCCGAGCACCGCGGTCCGCGCCGCGTCGTCGACGACGGCGTCCGGCAGCGCCTCGCGCACGGCGGCGCGCGCGTCCGGTGCCAGCCGGGTCGCCATCACCTGCCGGGTGGGATGGTGCTCGTGCAGCCGGCGCAGCGCCTCGACCACCTGGCTGGCCGTCTTGCCCTGTCCGTAGACGACCTCGGGATCGCCGGTGCGGGCGGCCCGGTCCAGGTCGAGCCGGGCCCAGCCCAGGTCGGCGGTCAGGGCCCGGCCGGTCGTGGTCACGGTCAGGCTCCGGCGCTGGTCAGGTGGAAGGCCGGCTGGGACAGGCGCGGCACGGCCAGCACCCTGGGCGTGCGGCCGAGGATGGCGGTGGCCTCCGCGAGCGCCTCCTCGACCGTCGCGCTGGTGCGCGCGCCCATGGCGCGGGCCAGGCCGGGCCGCCTCGCACCCGCGACGTAGATCGCGGCGCTGTGCTCGCGGGCGATGCCGCCCATGTAGATCATCGAGAAGGCGTGGAACGGGTGGTAGCCGAAGCGGTGCCGGTAGCGGTAGACCCACTCCGGATCCGTGGCCAGCTCCTCCTGGTGCGCGCGCATGTCGGCCGGGTGCTGGCAGTCCTGGAGCCGCTCGAAGGCCGCGCGGTACGGCGGGAACTCGTCGTCGTTGAACCAGCCGTCGCAGATCGCCGCGGCGATCACGATCGGCTTCTCGACCAGGGCCTGCTTCGCCCGGACGACGCTCGCGCCGACGGCCTGCATCATCAGGATCGGGTTGGAGCCCATGCCGGCGCCGTAGTGGAAGTTGCGCGGTACGCCGATCACCAGCACGTCGGCCGGCTCGCCGGGCACCCGCAGGTCGGTCCGCGCGGTCGCCAACGGCCAGGACGCCTGCTCCACCTCGGGGATCCGGCCGGCGTAGACGCCGAGCTGGCGCGAGCGGCTGTCGAGGACCGCGTCGACGCTGAAGAACGGCTGTGGCATCGCCTCCTGCATCCGCTGCCCGATGGCCGTCAGCTGCTCGCGGAACCGGCTGCCCGTGGACGCGGGCACGAAGTCGTCGCGGTAGAGGCTGCGCGGCGAGTGGTGCGCGGCGAGTGGTGCGCGGCGATGCTGCGCCACGAGGTCAGGCCGGTGCTCGGCATCTTGTAGCCGCCGCTGAAGCCGCCGTAGGGGTTGCCGGCGGTGTGGCCGATCAGCACGCTCAGGTCGGACTCGGCGGACACCATGCCGGATGTAGGCGACCCGCACGGACCTCCATTTTCGACGTCTCGGGTCTGTTAGGGCAGCGAACTCCGTGTTACAGCGCCGGCGACGCGGGGCACCCGCCCCGCCGCTGTAACACGTTGTCCGCCGCTCTTCGCGACCCGTGCCGGATGTAGCAGACCCGCACGGACCCCATTTTCGACGTCTCGGGTCCGGTAGGGCAGCGAACTCCGTGTTACAGCGCCGGTGACGACGAGCCCCCGAACCAGCCCGTACGACGTCAGGCCGGCGCCGGCAGCGAGCGGGCGATGATCTCCTTCATGATCTCGCTGGTGCCGGCGTAGATCTGGGAGACGCGGAGGTCGGCCCAGGCGCGGGCGATCGGGTACTCGTTCATGTAGCCGTAGCCGCCGTGGAGCTGAAGGCACATGTCGGCGACCTTCTGTGCGCGCTCGGAGCACCACAGCTTGGCCATGGCGACGGTGGGGATGTCGAGCTGGCCCTCGAGGTGCAGGCCGACGCACTCGTCGACGAAGGAGCGGGCGACCCGGGCCTCGGTGGCGATCTCGGCCATCTTGAACTTGGTGTTCTGGAAGCCCCAGATCGGGCGGTTGAAGGCGTGCCGGTCGTGGACGTAGCGCATCGTCTCCTCGAAGCAGAGCTCCATGGCCGCGACGTTGGAGACCGCGACGATGAGCCGCTCCTGGGGCAGCTGCTCCATCAGCTGGATGAAGCCCTGGCCCTCCTCGGTGCCGAGGAGGTTGGCGACCGGGATCCGGACGTCCTCGAAGAAGAGCTCGGAGGTGTCCTGGCCCTTCATGCCGATCTTGTCGAGCACCCGGCCCCGCGAGAAGCCGGGGCTGTCGGTCGGCACGATGACCAGCGAGATGCCGGCGGCGGCCTCCTCGGGGTCGGTCTTCACGACGGTCACCACGACGTCGGCCTGGGCGCCGTTGGTGATGAAGGTCTTGGCGCCGTTGACGACGTACTCGTCACCTTCGCGGAT contains:
- a CDS encoding TIGR03086 family metal-binding protein; the encoded protein is MTAQAPDGVVAGLDLLQRALDYTSEALGTITCADVDRPTPCAGWSLADLLAHMEDALDAFAEAADGAVGLSSAAPTPLETRVRALQVKACGLLTAWLHADRPTVDVGGHPLPVDAIARIAALEIAVHGWDVREATGHARPLPERLAAALLPSALQIALAGDDRFAPPLPVDVEAPAGVHVLALLGRRAGVSP
- a CDS encoding acyl-CoA dehydrogenase family protein is translated as MRRSPWMNTDLDDFRDLARTFCEKEIKPNVDTYIANRQVDRGLWNKAGEVGLLCLSIPEEYGGGGGSFAHEAILIEEQARVGDSSWGVSLHNGIVAHYLLNYGTEAQKQEWLPKMASGEVVGAIAMTEPGTGSDLQNVRTKAIREGDEYVVNGAKTFITNGAQADVVVTVVKTDPEEAAAGISLVIVPTDSPGFSRGRVLDKIGMKGQDTSELFFEDVRIPVANLLGTEEGQGFIQLMEQLPQERLIVAVSNVAAMELCFEETMRYVHDRHAFNRPIWGFQNTKFKMAEIATEARVARSFVDECVGLHLEGQLDIPTVAMAKLWCSERAQKVADMCLQLHGGYGYMNEYPIARAWADLRVSQIYAGTSEIMKEIIARSLPAPA
- the larB gene encoding nickel pincer cofactor biosynthesis protein LarB, whose product is MTTTGRALTADLGWARLDLDRAARTGDPEVVYGQGKTASQVVEALRRLHEHHPTRQVMATRLAPDARAAVREALPDAVVDDAARTAVLGPPAPGTGRVLVLAAGTADGPVAAEAAITAGVHGADVERIDDVGVAGLHRLLAVADRLESADCLIVVAGMEGALPSVVGGLTGTPLVAVPTSTGYGVGAGGITALNAMLSSCAPGVVVVNVDNGYGAGVHAARVARAVR
- a CDS encoding TetR/AcrR family transcriptional regulator; the encoded protein is MTSHRHNTESEPGPRDGYLDAARECILDVGWRRTTLTEVARRAGVSRMTIYRAWSDMPALLGDLMTREWGTLVASGVEVATTTPTPDAIADAVVATVGALRDNELFTRIVELDPELILPYLLSRRGRSQELILEVLAAAIAAGQEAGLITDGGPQALARGLVLAAHGFVLSAHTMVDDDVDQSALDAELHALVSRRLAR
- a CDS encoding diacylglycerol/lipid kinase family protein, with product MTRAFAFLVNPAAGGGAAPKVVVPLARALREAGAEVEVTYTTSAAETPALVAAAVARDAVVVSVGGDGMLSSVAGSVAEHDGVLAVIPAGRGNDFARMLEIPADTAAQARVLLDATPRPIDLLRATQADGSSYVVAGSVYAGVDARAAEIVDRSHWLPSRLQYPYAAVRALGTYRPVACTLEVDGVRTTHQAATVVVANSRYYGKGMAIAPTATLDDGLLDVIVIEAASRLDLIRSLPKVYDGSHVDLAEVTVVTGRRVGLSGRHRGGAAVPVGADGEALGPLPADPASPLVVELVPGAVRVLA
- a CDS encoding glycerol-3-phosphate dehydrogenase/oxidase, producing MTVITPGLAAVPAEVDVVVIGLGVTGAGVALDAVTRGLSVLAVDAHDLAFGTSRFSSKLVHGGLRYLASGQVGIAHESAVERGILMETTAPHLTRPLPSIIPLAAGVSRPMGTLAGAGFLGGDLLRRAAGTSADTLPRPRRLSAAETRRLAPPLRSDGLRGAYLGWDGQLEDDARLVTTIARTAAQHGAHVRTHARVLAATGHEVRLRDELTGASATVTARTVVNATGVWAGDLVDDVRLRPSRGTHLVLRGEALPGLDVAVFAPIPGETNRFVLVLPQPDGQLYVGLTDEPVSGPIPDVATPSEVEIGFLLDVVAASFARPLRRSDVVGAFAGLRPLLDGGDDATADLSRKHAVLTSATGVITIVGGKLTTYRRMAQDAVDAAVAHAGLAGVAGPCVTATLPLAGAAPRDLLADRAARAAHPGAARLIRRYGADADLALGVAVEASGWTEDEVLAPIAESIPTVWAELFFGVSHEGAADVADLLDRRTRIGLVPADRVLAVPAAERVLELCRNRRSTGETVT
- a CDS encoding sigma-70 family RNA polymerase sigma factor — its product is MTETETAAAASDELADFDTLTGRYQRELMAHCYRMSGSVHEAEDLVQETFLRAWKASASFQGRSSVRTWLYKIATNVCLTNLESKPRRPLPTGLGTADSAPSDELLEDHEVPWLEPIPDAAVEVAERDTIRLAFVAALQHLPARQRAVLILRDVLRWSAAETATALDTTTAAVNSALQRAHAQLAERGLSPDTVEPDLDQAQRTLLDAYLQAFWRKDIDQIVQLLKYDATWDMPPFLNHYRGTEAIGELIGTKCPGGCNDMPMVETVANGQPAFGLYMRQPDGHFEPFHLQVLQLTGAGDDLRVEHVTAFFDARLFARFGLPERLPADYVPV
- a CDS encoding FAD-binding oxidoreductase, producing MTIERPSVLQPEMPATRWGDPDHATGLPDGVRDLVGLVFPLQGTPARVEVSVPASRLTDDQVAGLRAIVGADHVVLDDRLRRQRTRGKSTPDLLRQRAGDLGDAPDVVVRPAGHDEVVAVLAYAAEQRIAVVPFGGGTAVTGGLVADPAGLTGVLSLDLGRMRGLLALDPVSSTAVLEPGLRGPEAEALLAAHGLMLGHFPQSFEYATIGGFAATRSSGQSSAGYGRFDAMVVGLRVATPAGEVRLGSAPANASGPDLRELFLGSEGTLGVITEVTVRVRPLPEVKAYEGWRWESFAAGADAMRALAQSDLLPTVIRLSDENETAINLADPTGIGGEGNAGCLMIVGYEGAPAAVAAKQAAVTEALTALGGDPQGSGPGEAWAHGRFDAPYLRDSLLDVGVLVETLETATFWSNRENLYTRVKAALEESLGEGTMVLCHISHVYATGCSLYFTVAAPAGDDPLARWLPAKAAACEAIVAAGAAITHHHAVGTDHRPYLTAEIGEVGVEVLRAVKQAVDPAGILNPGVLIP